In Jaculus jaculus isolate mJacJac1 chromosome 11, mJacJac1.mat.Y.cur, whole genome shotgun sequence, the following proteins share a genomic window:
- the LOC123453336 gene encoding chromosome transmission fidelity protein 8 homolog, with protein MVQIVISSAGAGGLAEWVLMELQGAIEARYSTGLAGNLLGDLHDTTEGLPVLVAGHHILYGKIMHLEKPFAVLVKQAPGEQDCDELGHETGTQYLVTALIKNKILFKTRPKPIITNVPKKV; from the coding sequence ATGGTGCAAATTGTTATTTCcagtgcaggggcaggaggcctggCAGAATGGGTGCTGATGGAGCTACAGGGGGCGATCGAGGCTCGCTACAGCACCGGATTAGCTGGAAACCTCCTGGGAGACCTGCATGACACCACTGAGGGACTCCCTGTGCTGGTCGCGGGCCATCATATCCTGTATGGGAAAATCATGCACCTGGAGAAACCTTTTGCCGTCCTAGTCAAGCAAGCCCCGGGGGAGCAGGACTGTGATGAGCTTGGCCACGAGACTGGCACCCAGTACCTGGTGACAGCACTCATCAAAAACAAGATCCTTTTCAAAACCCGCCCTAAGCCCATTATCACCAACGTCCCCAAGAAAGTATGA
- the LOC123453335 gene encoding LOW QUALITY PROTEIN: decreased expression in renal and prostate cancer protein-like (The sequence of the model RefSeq protein was modified relative to this genomic sequence to represent the inferred CDS: inserted 1 base in 1 codon; substituted 1 base at 1 genomic stop codon): MKEPRIFPRERPTPWTRAPLPPRGRLDGSLGPQGGPVMNPGHPLGMSSDPFLMAAGSRGGNVVPFPRNPTPCPSSSGSLASNPAPFPAGARDPSMAAFPRGMNSTSMGAISFPRPGGLLGPGPALNPRTGSLPGPLSNPRLXGLPGPGPMSNPRVGGLLGVSPDPRSGGPIGPGCGPNLRAGVLSSGSGPSNPRPIGLGPGLSPNLRSGFLGANPAPRSGIFPGPGLGPNPRASGLGPGLGSNPRASGLGPGPNLDTRASGLLGTGSGLNLRMAGPQGLDLAPILRAAGLLGANSASFSQASGNMGTSPSMTRVPGPLGPNTGPSPRGMGLPGTNPSPMSRAPGTIGPNSAHFSRPGGPIGINAGPFPRGTGSGGLNPAAFSQSSGTLASNPGTFQRPTGLQSSNQGIFPRASGPLGPNPANFQRATGLQGPSPATFPRSAGPLGPGQVAFPRSAAGHLGSSXAGPVGINPAPFARPAGTLGLNPASFPRMNGPAGKSLVPFPRVGSLPGANSAVFPRPGGPMAAMYPNGMLPP, encoded by the exons ATGAAAGAACCCCGGATTTTCCCTAGAGAGCGGCCAACTCCTTGGACTCGCGCTCCACTGCCACCTCGAGGACGACTGGATGGTTCCCTGGGACCTCAGGGGGGTCCTGTtatgaacccaggccatccaCTAGGCATGAGCTCGGACCCCTTCCTTATGGCAGCAGGTTCTCGTGGTGGAAATGTGGTCCCATTTCCAAGGAATCCGACTCCTTGTCCAAGTTCATCAGGCTCGTTGGCTTCAAATCCAGCACCTTTTCCTGCTGGTGCTCGTGACCCAAGCATGGCTGCTTTCCCAAGAGGAATGAATTCCACCAGCATGGGTGCAATTTCTTTCCCAAGGCCAGGTGGCCTCTTGGGACCAGGACCAGCTCTAAACCCTAGAACAGGGTCTCTTCCAGGGCCTCTGTCTAACCCCAGGTTGTGAGGTCTCCCAGGCCCAGGTCCCATGTCCAACCCAAGAGTAGGTGGTCTCTTGGGAGTGAGTCCTGACCCCAGAAGTGGTGGCCCCATAGGTCCTGGATGTGGACCCAACCTGAGGGCGGGTGTCTTGTCATCTGGGAGTGGTCCTTCCAATCCAAGGCCAATTGGCTTGGGCCCTGGACTGAGTCCCAATCTGAGGTCAGGCTTTTTAGGTGCAAATCCTGCTCCTAGGTCAGGCATATTTCCAGGGCCAGGCCTGGGGCCTAACCCACGAGCAAGTGGACTGGGTCCAGGTCTTGGATCCAACCCAAGGGCCAGTGGCCTGGGCCCAGGTCCAAATCTGGACACCAGAGCAAGTGGCCTCTTGGGCACAGGATCTGGCCTTAACTTAAGAATGGCTGGACCTCAAGGTCTAGATCTTGCCCCCATTCTAAGAGCTGCAGGTCTTTTAGGAGCAAACTCAGCATCTTTCTCACAGGCTTCTGGAAACATGGGCACAAGCCCATCCATGACGAGAGTACCTGGCCCCTTAGGCCCAAATACAGGTCCTAGCCCTCGAGGCATGGGTCTTCCTGGGACAAACCCATCTCCCATGTCAAGGGCTCCTGGCACTATAGGCCCCAATTCAGCTCATTTCTCAAGGCCAGGTGGTCCTATAGGGATAAATGCCGGTCCCTTTCCAAGGGGGACAGGTTCAGGAGGACTGAACCCAGCTGCCTTTTCTCAGTCTTCTGGCACATTAGCTTCAAACCCAGGTACCTTCCAGAGGCCTACTGGCCTCCAAAGCTCAAATCAAGGCATTTTCCCAAGAGCCTCTGGGCCCCTGGGCCCCAATCCAGCCAACTTTCAAAGGGCCACTGGCCTGCAAGGTCCAAGTCCAGCTACCTTCCCAAGGTCTGCTGGTCCATTAGGCCCAGGTCAAGTTGCTTTCCCAAGGTCAGCTGCTGGGCACCTGGGCTCTT CTGCAGGTCCTGTGGGTATCAACCCAGCTCCTTTTGCAAGACCAGCTGGTACCCTGGGTCTAAACCCAGCTTCCTTTCCAAGGATGAATGGCCCTGCAGGCAAGAGtttagttccatttcctagagtgGGGAGCCTTCCTGGTGCAAACTCAGCTGTTTTC